Below is a genomic region from Gammaproteobacteria bacterium.
TTAGGCTCGTTCAAATTCAAGATAAGATCAGAATTCATCAAGCCCACGGCATCCGAAGCAATTTGGATGGTGCGCCATGGAGTTTTGAACGGTGCTTTGGTTTTGACTAGTACGCCATCCGAACGAGGTGCAAGATTGGCTTTCAAATTACCGCTACGCAGTTTTTCCAGGGACATTCCGGAGTAATCCAGGAGGGCGGCTTCATGCAGGCTGACATGCGTCCCGTCGGATAACTTCAGGGTGACAGGGGTATGCACCATCTTGACTTTATTTAAGGGGCTTTTTTCATAAAGGTATTCATAGCGGTTCCATTCGCGTGCAGGAATCCACCAGGTGGTGGCATTCTCATCCAGGTTGAATTCGGTCAGTTCGTCATTAATAGATACGGACTTGAATCCAGCTTGTTCTGGCACTTCGTAACGGAAACCAAGACCATCATTAAAAACCCGGACACGCATACTCATGAGCTGAGGTCTATCCGTGCGCTCGATCAAAACCAGTAGTTCATTATGCTGGTCCTTGATAAATTGCCGTTCGCCCCAGGGTTGTTCCCAGCTGGTATCAACCGAGCTTTGACTGGAACTTACAATCCGCAGTTTTTCATCAAAACCGTGTTGCTCAATAAAGCGCAGACCCAGACGCGAGGAGTGGATGACTTCGGCAGCACCTCGTGTGACCGAATATCTCAGTTGCCCATTCTCGTCACTAAGAGAGAAATCTATCAATCCATCAGGTGAACCGATCTTGAGCGTTGTGGTTTCTTGCTGCAGGGTATTTTCTGGCACTACTGTAAGCCCTGATGCTGCACATGCTGCAAGGATCAGTATTGTTAAAAACGAAGCAGGTTTGAGAATGAAGTGCATGTCAGTGTTCCGGTGTTTGCATGAAAGCTGAAAAGTTCTACTGCTATACTAGCGTATCGTACCCAAAGATAAATTAAATGCATACGAATACATGGTTTTATGAGTGATAAGCAGATTAAAAAGATCCTGATCGTTGGCGGCGGCTCGGCCGGCTGGATGACCGCCGCGGCTTTGTCTAATGCTTTGCGGGGTGGTTGCGAAATTCAGCTAGTTGAATCCGCTTCGATTGGAACTATTGGTGTTGGTGAAGCAACTATACCCCCTATTAAGCTATTCAATCAATCGCTCGGCCTTGAAGAAAATGAATTTGTGTCTAAAACTATGGGTTCATTTAAATTGGGCATAGAGTTTGTAGACTGGGGTAAAAAAGGCACACGATATTTTCATCCGTTTGGCACATACGGTGTCGATTTTGATGCGATTCCAATACACCAGCATTGGCTAAAGGCTAAAAAAGAGAAACAAGTTGAGAACCTGGATGATTATTGTATGGCCTGGGCAGCTGCAGTACGTGGAAAATTTCACCCACCATCCAGGGATCACAGCAAAATTCAGTCAACTTTTGATTACGCTTATCATTTCGATACAGGAATGTATTCACGCTATTTGCGACAGTATGCAGAAGCACGCGGAGTCGTACGTATAGAAGGCAAAGTTGTGAATACAACTCTAGATACAGAAAGTGGTTATATCCAGAGCATCAAACTTGAGCAGGGTAAATCACTTGAGGCGGATTTCTTTATTGATTGTTCCGGTTTTCGTGGCTTATTGATAGAAGGCGCTCTGCAAACAGGATATGAGAACTGGACGCATTGGTTGCCATGTGATCGTGCTGTGACTGTTGGTAGTGAACAAGCGGAAGACATTATTCCATACACACGCGCCACGGCAAAAACATCTGGCTGGCAATGGCGTATTCCATTGCAACACCGAACCGGTAATGGCCATGTGTACTGTAGTGAGCATATGTCTGATGATGAGGCGACAAGTGTATTGCTGAATGATATTGACACCAAGAAAACCTGCGACCCATTTGTATTACGTTTTTCCACTGGACGACGGAAAAAGTTTTGGAATAAAAACTGCGTAGCTATTGGATTATCAGCAGGTTTTTTGGAGCCACTTGAATCAACAGGCCTACATCTCATTCAAACAGCTATTCGTCGCTTAATAGCATTGTTTCCTGAGTCAAAAAATAATGGACTCGCAGAACAAGAGTTTAATCGTATCACGATAAAGGAATACGAAACCACACGGGACTTTTTGATATTACATTACAAGGCAACACAGCGCGATGATTCCGAATTCTGGAACTATGTTCGAAACATGCAAATCCCGGAATCACTGCAATATAAAATGGATCACTTCCAGACAAGCGGGAGGCTTGTTTCTGACGGGGTTGAGCTTTTTGCTAATCCCAGCT
It encodes:
- a CDS encoding tryptophan 7-halogenase; translated protein: MSDKQIKKILIVGGGSAGWMTAAALSNALRGGCEIQLVESASIGTIGVGEATIPPIKLFNQSLGLEENEFVSKTMGSFKLGIEFVDWGKKGTRYFHPFGTYGVDFDAIPIHQHWLKAKKEKQVENLDDYCMAWAAAVRGKFHPPSRDHSKIQSTFDYAYHFDTGMYSRYLRQYAEARGVVRIEGKVVNTTLDTESGYIQSIKLEQGKSLEADFFIDCSGFRGLLIEGALQTGYENWTHWLPCDRAVTVGSEQAEDIIPYTRATAKTSGWQWRIPLQHRTGNGHVYCSEHMSDDEATSVLLNDIDTKKTCDPFVLRFSTGRRKKFWNKNCVAIGLSAGFLEPLESTGLHLIQTAIRRLIALFPESKNNGLAEQEFNRITIKEYETTRDFLILHYKATQRDDSEFWNYVRNMQIPESLQYKMDHFQTSGRLVSDGVELFANPSWLAVYLGQHHWPQHYDPKLDLNPNKDALYNLQHLRELMAKVAASMPSHAEYINRFCKAVM